From the Halorhabdus utahensis DSM 12940 genome, one window contains:
- a CDS encoding glycosyltransferase, producing the protein MNTERIGLIGVTLLLVVGGVATILAPTIVTGPGRAPAEASVTTTTTADGGLGSLFGLTLWGVTVLFGGTALLWTVLTYVFGSGYEPPSNEYGLEDVQVRIMTVDATAVVQETVDSVPDELTDVHVIAEKPIDVRGATVHVVPDDFACQAVRKGRAQEWARRALSTDREFVLYLDEDSIVESFDGLPDADVVQLREKPRRTGSSLSFLADVYRMGVQIEQRAFARLSIPLFAWGGGIAVRTEVEDTVTWDRETLVEDTAFVWTAFQDHDFDFALSAAVCRNEAPPSLYDLFQQRRRWSAGNLQTAKILPLRYELLTRVRNYTWGLSPIVMLVVVPLSALGASVGHSGAFLAASLGLALFTAFWFIRGVVYYGEDYHVWMLALPLAPLVTVVHALGTVLGILSPPEGFRVTTKVGSG; encoded by the coding sequence ATGAACACCGAGCGAATCGGACTGATCGGCGTCACCCTGTTGCTGGTCGTCGGTGGGGTCGCTACCATACTCGCACCGACGATCGTGACAGGACCTGGGCGCGCACCGGCGGAAGCCAGTGTGACCACCACGACGACTGCGGACGGCGGCCTCGGGTCGTTGTTCGGTCTCACGCTTTGGGGCGTTACTGTTCTCTTCGGGGGCACCGCTCTCCTGTGGACTGTGCTGACCTACGTGTTTGGATCGGGATACGAACCGCCGTCGAACGAGTACGGACTGGAAGACGTACAGGTGAGAATCATGACCGTCGACGCCACAGCGGTCGTCCAGGAGACGGTCGATTCCGTGCCGGACGAGCTGACAGACGTTCACGTGATCGCCGAAAAGCCCATCGACGTGAGAGGAGCGACGGTGCACGTCGTCCCTGACGACTTTGCGTGTCAGGCCGTTCGGAAGGGGCGCGCTCAGGAGTGGGCCCGCCGGGCGCTCTCGACCGATCGTGAATTCGTCCTCTACCTGGACGAGGACAGCATCGTCGAGTCCTTCGACGGGTTGCCCGACGCCGATGTCGTCCAGTTGCGTGAGAAGCCCCGACGGACTGGTTCCAGCCTGAGTTTTCTGGCTGACGTCTACCGCATGGGCGTTCAGATCGAACAGCGAGCGTTCGCCCGCCTGTCGATCCCGCTGTTCGCCTGGGGCGGCGGCATCGCTGTCCGAACCGAGGTCGAAGACACTGTCACCTGGGATCGCGAGACGCTCGTCGAAGACACGGCCTTCGTCTGGACGGCGTTCCAGGATCACGATTTCGATTTCGCGTTGTCGGCGGCAGTCTGTCGAAACGAGGCCCCGCCGTCGTTGTACGATCTCTTCCAGCAACGTCGCCGGTGGTCGGCCGGAAACCTCCAGACGGCGAAGATTCTCCCCCTCCGCTATGAACTCCTGACGCGCGTTCGAAACTACACGTGGGGGCTGTCGCCGATCGTCATGCTGGTCGTGGTGCCGCTGTCGGCCCTCGGCGCGTCCGTGGGACACAGCGGGGCCTTTCTCGCGGCGTCACTGGGGTTGGCGCTGTTCACTGCATTCTGGTTTATCCGCGGGGTCGTCTACTACGGCGAGGACTACCACGTCTGGATGCTCGCGCTCCCACTGGCACCCCTTGTCACGGTTGTCCACGCGCTGGGGACCGTCCTGGGAATCCTCAGTCCGCCAGAAGGGTTCCGTGTGACCACGAAAGTCGGTTCCGGGTAG